The following proteins are encoded in a genomic region of Channa argus isolate prfri chromosome 3, Channa argus male v1.0, whole genome shotgun sequence:
- the evi5l gene encoding EVI5-like protein isoform X3 produces the protein MPILMQPNFYWSWCSWGWGLAVGVHFDRDTRDTSTCGREEWGTNLQTYGLLYQLSHCCPQLGFHDWLLKKKQELIRKGIPHHFRAIVWQLLGNATDMPVKNQYSELLKMSSPCEKLIRRDIARTYPEHEFFKGQDSLGQEVLFNVMKAYSLVDREVGYCQGSAFIVGLLLMQMPEEEAFCVFVRLMQEYRLRELFKPSMAELGLCIYQFEYLLQEQLPELNVHFRSQSFHTSMYASSWFLTLFLTFLPLPVATRIFDIFMYEGLEIIFRVGLAILQYNQTDLIQLDMEGMSQHFQKVIPHQFDSCPDKLILRAYQVKYNPKRMKKLEKEYTTIKNKEMEEQIEIKRLRTENRLLKQRIETLEKESAALADRLIQGQVTRAQEAEENYVIKRELAVVRQQCTTASESLEKAQDTIRELQQQRYTEQFVNSLQTELEQSRLREAELLGALKEMQDKVLDLEKRSICLPDENNMAALQEEVKQMKLRELEMLRSFREMQDTVADLNQRWQHHMSRGSSTGGGGGHWKESPKKNAMNELQDKLMTVRLREAQAQAELREIKLKALQLDSQNQIHSKQIGRHEQERSALQDRLQMVANQNKALQTQLNEMKRKQAESDCKSKEEVMAVRLREADTMAAMAELRQKIAELEIQKEEGLIQGQLNHSDSRQYITQLRDQIAELKNEIRLLRGQKPVPSSRVSSGGGTTNYQDLCLASPASAEGDYLSSDEDLLPSPLPPTTLYPSLSGQCHPSARLDSEGSTDSETEERVRTHPDPQQLYGSIVCAGALDN, from the exons atgcccatCCTGATGCAACCCAATTTCTACTGGTCTTGgtgcagctggggatggggattgGCTGTTGGGGTTCACTTCGACAGGGACACcagggacacttccacatgtggtcgggaagagtggGGGACGAACCTCCAAACCTATGGCttactttaccaactgagccactgctgcccccagCTTGGCTTTCATGATTggctgttgaaaaaaaaacag GAGTtgatcaggaagggcattcctCATCATTTCCGGGCCATCGTCTGGCAGCTGCTGGGCAATGCCACTGACATGCCAGTAAAAAACCAGTACTCTGAGCTGCTAAAAATGTCATCACCCTGTGAGAAGCTCATCCGCAGAGATATCGCCCGCACCTACCCCGAGCATGAGTTCTTCAAAGGCCAGGACAGCCTGGGGCAAGAAGTCCTCTTTAATGTCATGAAG gcaTACTCTCTAGTGGATCGAGAGGTGGGCTACTGCCAAGGCAGCGCATTCATCGTTGGCTTGCTGCTTATGCAG ATGCCTGAGGAGgaggcattttgtgtttttgtgcgtcTGATGCAGGAGTACCGTCTGAGGGAACTGTTCAAACCCAGCATGGCTGAGCTGGGCCTCTGCATCTACCAGTTTGAATATCTgctacag GAGCAACTTCCAGAGCTAAACGTACATTTCCGGTCCCAGAGTTTCCACACATCCATGTATGCCTCATCCTGGTTCCTCACTCTTTTCCTTACCTTCCTCCCTCTGCCTGTAGCAACTCGCATCTTTGATATTTTCATGTATGAG GGCCTAGAGATTATCTTCCGTGTGGGCCTGGCCATCTTGCAGTACAACCAGACTGACCTCATTCAGCTGGACATGGAGGGCATGTCACAG CATTTCCAAAAGGTGATCCCCCACCAGTTTGACAGCTGCCCAGACAAGCTTATCCTCAGGGCCTACCAGGTCAAATACAACCCCAAGAGGATGAAGAA ACTAGAGAAAGAATACACCACAATAAAGAAcaaagaaatggaggaacagATTGAGATCAAG AGATTACGCACAGAAAACAGGCTGCTTAAGCAGAGGATTGAGACACTGGAGAAG GAGAGTGCTGCTCTGGCAGACAGACTGATACAG GGTCAGGTGACTAGAGCGCAGGAAGCAGAGGAGAATTACGTGATCAAGCGGGAGCTGGCGGTGGTGAGGCAGCAGTGCACCACAGCCAGTGAGAGCCTCGAGAAAGCACAGGACACCATCAGGGAGCTGCAGCAACAAAGG TACACAGAGCAGTTTGTGAACAGTTTACAGACTGAGTTGGAACAGTCCAGACTGCGAGAGGCCGAGCTGCTTGGAGCTCTGAAGGAAATGCAAGACAAAGTACTTGACCTGGAAAAG AGGAGTATTTGCCTGCCTGATGAGAACAACATGGCAGCTCTGCAGGAGGAAGTGAAGCAGATGAAGCTGAGGGAGCTGGAGATGCTGCGCTCATTCAGAGAGATGCAGGACACAGTTGCTGACCTGAACCAGCGCTGGCAG catcaCATGTCCCGTGGCAGCAGCACAGGTGGTGGTGGCGGCCACTGGAAAGAATCCCCAAAGAAGAACGCCATGAATGAGCTGCAGGACAAACTGATGACAGTCAGATTAAGGGAAGCCCAGGCCCAGGCAGAGCTGAGAGAGATCAAACTGAAAGCCCTGCAGCTTGACAGCCAG AACCAGATCCACAGCAAGCAGATTGGGCGCCATGAACAGGAACGCTCTGCACTGCAGGACCGGCTCCAGATGGTGGCCAATCAGAACAAAGCTCTACAGACCCAGCTTAATGAGATGAAAAGGAAGCAGGCTGAGTCTGACTGCAAG AGTAAAGAAGAGGTGATGGCAGTGCGACTGAGGGAAGCAGACACTATGGCAGCTATGGCTGAACTCAGGCAGAAGATTGCTGAACTGGAAATacag aagGAAGAGGGGCTGATCCAGGGCCAGCTGAACCACTCAGACTCGAGACAGTACATCACTCAGCTCCGGGACCAGATTGCTGAGCTCAAAAATGAG ATAAGGCTGTTGCGAGGGCAGAAGCCGGTCCCCAGCTCCAGGGTCAGCAGTGGAGGTGGAACTACCAACTACCAGGATCTCTGCCTGGCCAGCCCAGCATCTGCTGAGGGAGACTACCTGAGCTCAGATGAGGACCTTCTCCCCAGCCCGCTGCCTCCGACTACCCTCTACCCCTCCCTGTCCGGCCAGTGTCACCCCTCTGCCCGCCTCGACAGCGAGGGTAGCACAGACAGCGAGACGGAGGAGCGAGTGCGGACACACCCGGACCCCCAGCAGCTGTACGGCAGCATCGTGTGTGCTGGAGCACTGGATAACTAA
- the evi5l gene encoding EVI5-like protein isoform X1, translated as MSIPSNSPERECSCGAVPQLECPSSPPGMDPDPLSTGSPVLSPDSSSHDAVLSAPAGSPADSENLSPDELELLAKLEEQNRLLEADSKSMRSMSGSRRNSGSSLVSSSSASSNLSHLEEDTWILWGRIVNEWEEWRRKKDKLLKELIRKGIPHHFRAIVWQLLGNATDMPVKNQYSELLKMSSPCEKLIRRDIARTYPEHEFFKGQDSLGQEVLFNVMKAYSLVDREVGYCQGSAFIVGLLLMQMPEEEAFCVFVRLMQEYRLRELFKPSMAELGLCIYQFEYLLQEQLPELNVHFRSQSFHTSMYASSWFLTLFLTFLPLPVATRIFDIFMYEGLEIIFRVGLAILQYNQTDLIQLDMEGMSQHFQKVIPHQFDSCPDKLILRAYQVKYNPKRMKKLEKEYTTIKNKEMEEQIEIKRLRTENRLLKQRIETLEKESAALADRLIQGQVTRAQEAEENYVIKRELAVVRQQCTTASESLEKAQDTIRELQQQRYTEQFVNSLQTELEQSRLREAELLGALKEMQDKVLDLEKRSICLPDENNMAALQEEVKQMKLRELEMLRSFREMQDTVADLNQRWQHHMSRGSSTGGGGGHWKESPKKNAMNELQDKLMTVRLREAQAQAELREIKLKALQLDSQNQIHSKQIGRHEQERSALQDRLQMVANQNKALQTQLNEMKRKQAESDCKSKEEVMAVRLREADTMAAMAELRQKIAELEIQKEEGLIQGQLNHSDSRQYITQLRDQIAELKNEIRLLRGQKPVPSSRVSSGGGTTNYQDLCLASPASAEGDYLSSDEDLLPSPLPPTTLYPSLSGQCHPSARLDSEGSTDSETEERVRTHPDPQQLYGSIVCAGALDN; from the exons GTTGCTGGAGGCCGATTCCAAGTCCATGCGATCGATGAGTGGCTCACGGCGAAACAGTGGCTCCTCGCTGGTGTCCAGTTCCTCTGCCTCATCTAACCTGTCACATCTGGAGGAGGATACCTGGATCCTGTGGGGTCGCATTGTCAATGAATGGGAAGAGTGGAGACGCAAGAAGGACAAACTCCTTAAG GAGTtgatcaggaagggcattcctCATCATTTCCGGGCCATCGTCTGGCAGCTGCTGGGCAATGCCACTGACATGCCAGTAAAAAACCAGTACTCTGAGCTGCTAAAAATGTCATCACCCTGTGAGAAGCTCATCCGCAGAGATATCGCCCGCACCTACCCCGAGCATGAGTTCTTCAAAGGCCAGGACAGCCTGGGGCAAGAAGTCCTCTTTAATGTCATGAAG gcaTACTCTCTAGTGGATCGAGAGGTGGGCTACTGCCAAGGCAGCGCATTCATCGTTGGCTTGCTGCTTATGCAG ATGCCTGAGGAGgaggcattttgtgtttttgtgcgtcTGATGCAGGAGTACCGTCTGAGGGAACTGTTCAAACCCAGCATGGCTGAGCTGGGCCTCTGCATCTACCAGTTTGAATATCTgctacag GAGCAACTTCCAGAGCTAAACGTACATTTCCGGTCCCAGAGTTTCCACACATCCATGTATGCCTCATCCTGGTTCCTCACTCTTTTCCTTACCTTCCTCCCTCTGCCTGTAGCAACTCGCATCTTTGATATTTTCATGTATGAG GGCCTAGAGATTATCTTCCGTGTGGGCCTGGCCATCTTGCAGTACAACCAGACTGACCTCATTCAGCTGGACATGGAGGGCATGTCACAG CATTTCCAAAAGGTGATCCCCCACCAGTTTGACAGCTGCCCAGACAAGCTTATCCTCAGGGCCTACCAGGTCAAATACAACCCCAAGAGGATGAAGAA ACTAGAGAAAGAATACACCACAATAAAGAAcaaagaaatggaggaacagATTGAGATCAAG AGATTACGCACAGAAAACAGGCTGCTTAAGCAGAGGATTGAGACACTGGAGAAG GAGAGTGCTGCTCTGGCAGACAGACTGATACAG GGTCAGGTGACTAGAGCGCAGGAAGCAGAGGAGAATTACGTGATCAAGCGGGAGCTGGCGGTGGTGAGGCAGCAGTGCACCACAGCCAGTGAGAGCCTCGAGAAAGCACAGGACACCATCAGGGAGCTGCAGCAACAAAGG TACACAGAGCAGTTTGTGAACAGTTTACAGACTGAGTTGGAACAGTCCAGACTGCGAGAGGCCGAGCTGCTTGGAGCTCTGAAGGAAATGCAAGACAAAGTACTTGACCTGGAAAAG AGGAGTATTTGCCTGCCTGATGAGAACAACATGGCAGCTCTGCAGGAGGAAGTGAAGCAGATGAAGCTGAGGGAGCTGGAGATGCTGCGCTCATTCAGAGAGATGCAGGACACAGTTGCTGACCTGAACCAGCGCTGGCAG catcaCATGTCCCGTGGCAGCAGCACAGGTGGTGGTGGCGGCCACTGGAAAGAATCCCCAAAGAAGAACGCCATGAATGAGCTGCAGGACAAACTGATGACAGTCAGATTAAGGGAAGCCCAGGCCCAGGCAGAGCTGAGAGAGATCAAACTGAAAGCCCTGCAGCTTGACAGCCAG AACCAGATCCACAGCAAGCAGATTGGGCGCCATGAACAGGAACGCTCTGCACTGCAGGACCGGCTCCAGATGGTGGCCAATCAGAACAAAGCTCTACAGACCCAGCTTAATGAGATGAAAAGGAAGCAGGCTGAGTCTGACTGCAAG AGTAAAGAAGAGGTGATGGCAGTGCGACTGAGGGAAGCAGACACTATGGCAGCTATGGCTGAACTCAGGCAGAAGATTGCTGAACTGGAAATacag aagGAAGAGGGGCTGATCCAGGGCCAGCTGAACCACTCAGACTCGAGACAGTACATCACTCAGCTCCGGGACCAGATTGCTGAGCTCAAAAATGAG ATAAGGCTGTTGCGAGGGCAGAAGCCGGTCCCCAGCTCCAGGGTCAGCAGTGGAGGTGGAACTACCAACTACCAGGATCTCTGCCTGGCCAGCCCAGCATCTGCTGAGGGAGACTACCTGAGCTCAGATGAGGACCTTCTCCCCAGCCCGCTGCCTCCGACTACCCTCTACCCCTCCCTGTCCGGCCAGTGTCACCCCTCTGCCCGCCTCGACAGCGAGGGTAGCACAGACAGCGAGACGGAGGAGCGAGTGCGGACACACCCGGACCCCCAGCAGCTGTACGGCAGCATCGTGTGTGCTGGAGCACTGGATAACTAA
- the evi5l gene encoding EVI5-like protein isoform X2, whose amino-acid sequence MSIPSNSPERECSCGAVPQLECPSSPPGMDPDPLSTGSPVLSPDSSSHDAVLSAPAGSPADSENLSPDELELLAKLEEQNRLLEADSKSMRSMSGSRRNSGSSLVSSSSASSNLSHLEEDTWILWGRIVNEWEEWRRKKDKLLKELIRKGIPHHFRAIVWQLLGNATDMPVKNQYSELLKMSSPCEKLIRRDIARTYPEHEFFKGQDSLGQEVLFNVMKAYSLVDREVGYCQGSAFIVGLLLMQMPEEEAFCVFVRLMQEYRLRELFKPSMAELGLCIYQFEYLLQEQLPELNVHFRSQSFHTSMYASSWFLTLFLTFLPLPVATRIFDIFMYEGLEIIFRVGLAILQYNQTDLIQLDMEGMSQHFQKVIPHQFDSCPDKLILRAYQVKYNPKRMKKLEKEYTTIKNKEMEEQIEIKRLRTENRLLKQRIETLEKGQVTRAQEAEENYVIKRELAVVRQQCTTASESLEKAQDTIRELQQQRYTEQFVNSLQTELEQSRLREAELLGALKEMQDKVLDLEKRSICLPDENNMAALQEEVKQMKLRELEMLRSFREMQDTVADLNQRWQHHMSRGSSTGGGGGHWKESPKKNAMNELQDKLMTVRLREAQAQAELREIKLKALQLDSQNQIHSKQIGRHEQERSALQDRLQMVANQNKALQTQLNEMKRKQAESDCKSKEEVMAVRLREADTMAAMAELRQKIAELEIQKEEGLIQGQLNHSDSRQYITQLRDQIAELKNEIRLLRGQKPVPSSRVSSGGGTTNYQDLCLASPASAEGDYLSSDEDLLPSPLPPTTLYPSLSGQCHPSARLDSEGSTDSETEERVRTHPDPQQLYGSIVCAGALDN is encoded by the exons GTTGCTGGAGGCCGATTCCAAGTCCATGCGATCGATGAGTGGCTCACGGCGAAACAGTGGCTCCTCGCTGGTGTCCAGTTCCTCTGCCTCATCTAACCTGTCACATCTGGAGGAGGATACCTGGATCCTGTGGGGTCGCATTGTCAATGAATGGGAAGAGTGGAGACGCAAGAAGGACAAACTCCTTAAG GAGTtgatcaggaagggcattcctCATCATTTCCGGGCCATCGTCTGGCAGCTGCTGGGCAATGCCACTGACATGCCAGTAAAAAACCAGTACTCTGAGCTGCTAAAAATGTCATCACCCTGTGAGAAGCTCATCCGCAGAGATATCGCCCGCACCTACCCCGAGCATGAGTTCTTCAAAGGCCAGGACAGCCTGGGGCAAGAAGTCCTCTTTAATGTCATGAAG gcaTACTCTCTAGTGGATCGAGAGGTGGGCTACTGCCAAGGCAGCGCATTCATCGTTGGCTTGCTGCTTATGCAG ATGCCTGAGGAGgaggcattttgtgtttttgtgcgtcTGATGCAGGAGTACCGTCTGAGGGAACTGTTCAAACCCAGCATGGCTGAGCTGGGCCTCTGCATCTACCAGTTTGAATATCTgctacag GAGCAACTTCCAGAGCTAAACGTACATTTCCGGTCCCAGAGTTTCCACACATCCATGTATGCCTCATCCTGGTTCCTCACTCTTTTCCTTACCTTCCTCCCTCTGCCTGTAGCAACTCGCATCTTTGATATTTTCATGTATGAG GGCCTAGAGATTATCTTCCGTGTGGGCCTGGCCATCTTGCAGTACAACCAGACTGACCTCATTCAGCTGGACATGGAGGGCATGTCACAG CATTTCCAAAAGGTGATCCCCCACCAGTTTGACAGCTGCCCAGACAAGCTTATCCTCAGGGCCTACCAGGTCAAATACAACCCCAAGAGGATGAAGAA ACTAGAGAAAGAATACACCACAATAAAGAAcaaagaaatggaggaacagATTGAGATCAAG AGATTACGCACAGAAAACAGGCTGCTTAAGCAGAGGATTGAGACACTGGAGAAG GGTCAGGTGACTAGAGCGCAGGAAGCAGAGGAGAATTACGTGATCAAGCGGGAGCTGGCGGTGGTGAGGCAGCAGTGCACCACAGCCAGTGAGAGCCTCGAGAAAGCACAGGACACCATCAGGGAGCTGCAGCAACAAAGG TACACAGAGCAGTTTGTGAACAGTTTACAGACTGAGTTGGAACAGTCCAGACTGCGAGAGGCCGAGCTGCTTGGAGCTCTGAAGGAAATGCAAGACAAAGTACTTGACCTGGAAAAG AGGAGTATTTGCCTGCCTGATGAGAACAACATGGCAGCTCTGCAGGAGGAAGTGAAGCAGATGAAGCTGAGGGAGCTGGAGATGCTGCGCTCATTCAGAGAGATGCAGGACACAGTTGCTGACCTGAACCAGCGCTGGCAG catcaCATGTCCCGTGGCAGCAGCACAGGTGGTGGTGGCGGCCACTGGAAAGAATCCCCAAAGAAGAACGCCATGAATGAGCTGCAGGACAAACTGATGACAGTCAGATTAAGGGAAGCCCAGGCCCAGGCAGAGCTGAGAGAGATCAAACTGAAAGCCCTGCAGCTTGACAGCCAG AACCAGATCCACAGCAAGCAGATTGGGCGCCATGAACAGGAACGCTCTGCACTGCAGGACCGGCTCCAGATGGTGGCCAATCAGAACAAAGCTCTACAGACCCAGCTTAATGAGATGAAAAGGAAGCAGGCTGAGTCTGACTGCAAG AGTAAAGAAGAGGTGATGGCAGTGCGACTGAGGGAAGCAGACACTATGGCAGCTATGGCTGAACTCAGGCAGAAGATTGCTGAACTGGAAATacag aagGAAGAGGGGCTGATCCAGGGCCAGCTGAACCACTCAGACTCGAGACAGTACATCACTCAGCTCCGGGACCAGATTGCTGAGCTCAAAAATGAG ATAAGGCTGTTGCGAGGGCAGAAGCCGGTCCCCAGCTCCAGGGTCAGCAGTGGAGGTGGAACTACCAACTACCAGGATCTCTGCCTGGCCAGCCCAGCATCTGCTGAGGGAGACTACCTGAGCTCAGATGAGGACCTTCTCCCCAGCCCGCTGCCTCCGACTACCCTCTACCCCTCCCTGTCCGGCCAGTGTCACCCCTCTGCCCGCCTCGACAGCGAGGGTAGCACAGACAGCGAGACGGAGGAGCGAGTGCGGACACACCCGGACCCCCAGCAGCTGTACGGCAGCATCGTGTGTGCTGGAGCACTGGATAACTAA